The following proteins are co-located in the Phycisphaeraceae bacterium genome:
- a CDS encoding RbsD/FucU family protein, with amino-acid sequence MLTTRLIHPQILSALASAGHASKVLIADGNYPFSTRLGPKAQIVFLNLMPGITTCTQVLEALVTAVPIEAAQVMEPMRAGQYAMKNDPPIWKSFRKILDGAGIAVPLEKVERFKFYDVAGAPDVALTIATGETAVYANLLLTIGAIVPK; translated from the coding sequence ATGCTCACCACCCGCCTCATCCATCCGCAGATTCTCTCCGCTCTCGCCAGTGCCGGCCACGCATCAAAGGTACTCATCGCTGACGGCAATTACCCCTTCTCCACACGGCTAGGTCCCAAAGCTCAAATTGTTTTTCTCAACCTCATGCCCGGTATCACAACCTGCACGCAGGTACTTGAAGCACTTGTTACTGCTGTGCCCATTGAAGCAGCGCAAGTGATGGAACCGATGCGAGCCGGCCAGTATGCCATGAAAAATGATCCGCCGATCTGGAAAAGTTTCCGGAAGATCCTCGATGGCGCAGGCATCGCTGTACCGCTGGAAAAAGTCGAACGATTCAAGTTCTATGACGTAGCTGGTGCCCCGGACGTGGCTCTGACCATCGCCACGGGAGAGACAGCGGTGTACGCAAACCTATTGCTGACCATCGGCGCGATTGTTCCGAAATAA
- a CDS encoding NAD(P)H-hydrate dehydratase, giving the protein METVETIPAAPDRPPDSHKGTFGMVIVVGGSTTMIGAPALCARAAFRGGAGLVKIATIAEILPYALTIEPSATGIALPPDSGEAMRLIDEADPQMRAVIALGPGLGQSKLSRVLVDEILRGKRTVVLDADGLNLLAMTGKPRIETGSAVVMTPHPGEFIRLAQPLGISERPTDPCTRSVAASKLADAHHAVIVLKGKGTIVCSPQPRKGYLNTTGNAALATAGSGDILTGLIAALLAQNMAPFEAAVLAVYLHGLAADLWLQEYGAAGMRAMDLADLLPKAFEHHRAGNLWATMQPRK; this is encoded by the coding sequence ATGGAAACGGTGGAAACCATCCCAGCCGCTCCGGATCGCCCCCCTGACTCACATAAGGGAACATTTGGCATGGTGATTGTCGTTGGTGGAAGCACCACGATGATCGGCGCGCCGGCCTTGTGTGCGCGAGCTGCTTTTCGAGGTGGTGCGGGATTGGTGAAGATCGCCACCATCGCCGAAATCCTGCCTTATGCTCTTACGATTGAACCGAGCGCGACAGGAATCGCACTGCCGCCTGACTCCGGAGAAGCGATGCGGTTGATTGATGAGGCTGACCCCCAGATGCGAGCAGTCATAGCATTGGGGCCGGGGTTGGGGCAGTCGAAGTTATCAAGAGTGTTAGTTGATGAGATTCTGCGCGGCAAGCGGACGGTGGTTCTTGATGCTGATGGATTAAATCTGTTGGCCATGACAGGTAAACCGCGTATTGAGACCGGGTCCGCTGTGGTGATGACGCCGCATCCGGGTGAATTTATCCGCCTGGCTCAACCGCTTGGAATTTCTGAAAGACCAACCGATCCGTGTACGCGCAGCGTTGCGGCATCAAAGCTCGCTGATGCACATCACGCAGTGATCGTGCTTAAAGGCAAGGGCACCATTGTCTGCTCGCCGCAACCGCGGAAGGGCTATCTCAACACGACAGGAAATGCGGCTCTGGCGACGGCGGGCAGTGGTGACATTCTCACGGGGCTTATCGCAGCACTGCTGGCGCAGAATATGGCCCCGTTCGAGGCCGCAGTTCTGGCGGTCTATCTGCATGGCCTCGCAGCCGACTTGTGGTTGCAGGAATATGGTGCGGCTGGCATGAGAGCGATGGACCTGGCGGATCTGCTGCCTAAAGCATTCGAGCATCATCGTGCCGGAAATCTATGGGCAACGATGCAACCGCGAAAGTAA